AAGAACTCGCCTGTCTCGGCTTCAGTGCAGATTTGGTGATGCAAAGTTTTTGTCACACTGCAGCTTATCCAAAACCTGTAGATATTAAAACCCATCACGAACTTCCTGATTTCTTCTCCTCGCGGGGTGGTGTTGCTTTACGTCCTGGAGATGGCATTATTCACTCATGGCTAAATCGAATGCTGTTACCCGACACGGTAGGAACAGGCGGTGACTCGCATACGCGTTTTCCCTTGGGAATTTCTTTTCCTGCTGGTTCAGGATTAGTTGCGTTTGCGGCGGCTTTGGGTGTGATGCCATTAAATATGCCAGAATCAGTTTTAGTGCGGTTCAAAGGTGAACTACAACCAGGCGTGACATTACGCGATATCGTTAATGCGATTCCCTATGTTGCCATGCAAAAAGGGTTACTCACTGTTGCTAAAGAGAATAAGAAAAATGTTTTCTCTGGACGCATTATGGAAATCGAAGGCTTACCTGACTTAAAAGTTGAACAAGCATTTGAATTAACTGATGCGACAGCAGAACGCTCTTGTGCAGGTTGTACAGTTAAATTAAGTGTCGAAACAATCTCTGAGTATCTGCGTTCTAACATTGCGCTGATGAAGAATATGGTAGCGCGGGGTTATCAAGATGCCAGAACAATCATGCGTCGCGTTGCCAAGATGGAACAATGGCTAGCCGATCCAGTACTTATGGAAGCGGATGGAGATGCGGAGTATGCGGAAATTATTGAGATTGATCTCAACGAAATTACAGAACCAATTGTTGCCGCACCCAATGACCCCGATAATGTCAAGTTGTTATCTGAGGTTGCTAACGATCCTGTACAAGAAGTCTTTATTGGTTCTTGTATGACGAATATTGGTCATTACCGCGCTACAGCTAAAGTACTAGAGGGCGCAGGTTCAGTACAAACTCGATTGTGGATTTGTCCTCCTACCCGCATGGATGAAAATCAACTGAAAGAAGAAGGCGTTTATGGCGTCTTTGGTGCAGCGGGGGCGCGAACAGAAATGCCTGGTTGTAGTTTATGTATGGGGAATCAAGCACGAGTTGCTGATAAAACAACAGTGTTTTCTACCTCTACAAGGAACTTTAACAACCGCATGGGTAAAGATGCACGAGTTTACCTCGGTTCTGCTGAATTAGCCGCAGTTTGTGCGCTACTGGCACGAATTCCCACAGTAGAGGAATATATGAATATTGTGGCACATAAAATTCATCCATTTGCAGATAATTTGTATCGCTATCTCAACTTCGATCAGATTGCTGGTTTTGAAGATGAAGGAAGAGTGATTCCTCTAGAAGAAATGCCCAAAATTGAGGACATTTTAGGGATTCCCGCAGGTACATTATCTTAAATAAAACTAGGGTGGGCATTGCCCACCTTCACAGCATCAGCAAAATTTTACACAGTAATTGTAATTGAGTTTTAATTAGAGACAAATCACATGGATGCAGCCTTCGTGTAGGATAGAACTCAAAGTACACAAAGAAAAGAAAAGTAAGGGAGGCTGTAGACAAGTATTTCTAAATACTATCTTGGGAAGACAAGATTTGTCTAATGATTGAAATTTTATGCCTTACTTAAAAGCAAAAAAATTAACAGCTAACCTTAAAAGATTTGATAAAGAATCAAATAAAGCTAATCGTAAACTAATATATATTGGTGGAGAAGTTCGCTTTCAATCAGAGATAGATTTAGAGAATTACATAGAATCTATTTTTCAAAAAATATTTTCAGATTTAGTTTTAATTAGACGTCAATATACTATTAAAGCACAGCGATGCGATCTATTATGTTGTAATAAATTAAGTAAGCAACCAGTTATAATTGAACTAAAAAATGAAGAGGACAGAAATATAGTCTCTCAGCTAACTCGGTATCGTAAAGTAGTTTTGCTAAATAAACCTTTCGCAGAGCAAATAGATTATTCGTTGCCAGTAAAATTGGTAGCGATCGCACCTACCTTCCATGAGGATAGCTATTGTGACAAAGAATCCTCTAAGTTTGAGAACGATTTTTATTTTTGGGAATTTAGCATTGAAGTTCATAATAATTTAGGTCAATTTAAACTGCGCGAGCAAACTTATAATATTCCTTATCCTATATACGGTTTACCAAATAGCATACCTAACTCAGAGTTACGCAATCATTTACCAGCTTTTACTTCTAATTTTTTAGGTAAACTGCCTAGAAACTATCATGATAGTTTTATAGCTTTACGAACGCTACTTATATCTCAACCTAAAATTAAGGAAATGGTTAGTAGTAGCTATAATAAATTACTATATGGTACTGGAGAAGGAGAAAGTTATAAAAAATTAGCAGAAATAACTAACACAAGCAAAGGAGTATTTTTATTTCTTTGGTTGCCTGCATGTGTTAGAACAAATATAAAAATACCAGTAGCAAGGTTTGGTTTTATTTTATTGGAAGGAAACAGTCCTTTGTCTCGAGATTCTCTGATTGAATGGGTAGTATATACAAAGAGTAACTTTGTTCTGAGAGATGAAATAAATGACGATACCAGATTGTCTTTTAATAGACATGGTATGTTGAAATACTGCGAACCTAATTTATATCTTCCACAAGCATCTGATTTTTCAAAAAATACATTCCGGCTACTTGTATATCTTTTGAAAGGAATTAAACCACCAATTGATGAGGCTACTTTAGAATGGTGGAAATCATACAAAACGCAAAATCACAATACTTTGGGATGGTATATAGACTTAGCTATTAAAACTTGGAACTATAGAGTCAAGTAAGCTGTTAAATTATACAACAGTATATAAATAGAGAGATCGTATACAAGTTTACTACCACAAGTGCGATCGCATTACTAAAACTTTTTAACGTTAGCCAAACCAAAGATATTTTTTATGCATATTCATTGTTAGCTTTCTTAATTTGTCCAAGAAGAAACTTGCTCGTTATTAACTGATACAATGCGATCTAACCGAATCTTGGTTCCATTATACAATTGCAAAAATTCGGCTTTATTTGCCACATAAACATCTATAATTCGACCTTGTACTTTTACTAATTCACCTGATGCATTTTGGTACACAATCTGGCATTCTTTACGCAAGGTGGCTAATGCCTCTAACTGATCGTGAAAGCCACAATCAACTGGAACATAGGCGTCCATCATTTAGCTCTCTAGACTAGGCTGATATCTTAAATTATATTGGCAAAAACATCAGCGATCGCCTTCTATTAAACTCATCCCTTAATTCTCCTTCCTGACGATAAGATACATTCTCAAACAAGAGGTATAGAAGCGGGTTAGTTTCTGGTCAATAATGCTAAACCAATTCTCGATCGAGAAAGGTTTCTGTCTCTTCTTGTTTGTCTCTAATGTAGCTAAATACTCTTGCTGTAAACAGTGCATAAGCAATAGTCTGAGCATAGATATCTACAAAGCTATAATCTTGTTTGTTATCTGCAGTCAGTTGCAGTGTTGGCAGTAGCTCTCTTTCAGAACTTTCTAGCAGTTTATCCAAAGATTCGTCTGTCTTTTCGGCTACATAAACTTGAGATATTGCTGATTTGATACGACGTGCAGCTTCTCTAAATTTGATGGCTAGTTCACTCACAGTTTCTACAAGTTTGTAAAAACTCCTTTAACAAAGGAAACCGAAGTGCTGTTTTTGACTGCTAGTGGTTTAATTTCAATCATGTATTCAATTCTTACTCATTGCAATTTATAATTTGCCATGTGATTTCGCTGTAACCTATCTTCACTAGTGATATGTAACAATAAACACATTAATACACCATAATCTTAGACGCAGTGTGCGAACAAAGTTACTCGTTTTTAATTGTCTGTACCTTAATTAATTGACATCTCTTTTAAAACAAAATACTTGATAGTAAATAATATAGATTGCTTTGTATCGTATTTATAAATAATAAAAATGCCCTCAGTACAATCACGGTAAAAAATAAATCAGAAAAATTGCGGAGAATTGATCTACCCTTTAAAATAGCAGCGAGGCAAAAGCAGAAAATTCACTGAAATTGGATGAATAATAGCTAAAAAATCAAAAACTGACAAATCAATTAAGTTGCTGATTCAACTAAAGATAATGTAATTTTTTATACTTGCGGCAATTCTCATGATTTCAATTACAGAACGCCTCATTGTTGAAAACCTACTATTTTTCACACTCGCTACGTCTTTTTTAATTTTCGCAGGTTGGTTGTGGCGACACGCTAAGCCTTTTAGCCTTCCTCAACCACTGCCAAACTGGTTTCAAGCTTGGTTAACAATTGTCATAGGATTGGGAGTACTACTTCCATTAGTAACAATGTTGTGGGCAGCGTCGCAAGGCGATCGCATTGTTGTGCTAGTGCTTATTTCTTATTTTGTCATGCTATGTTTGCAAATTTTATCTGAAAGCTTGACAGTAAACCGTTTTCAATCTTGTGTATGGGTGACAATTCCTTGCTTGTACTTACCCTATCGTCTTTGGCAGCTCTATAGCGGATTAATATTGATAAATAGAGAAAATGGCTCGTGGATACAAGGAATACTCATCTTTGAGATGGTTTTATGGACATTCAACTATGGCGTACACTTATCGCAAATTCCCTGGCTATTGCGCTGGGAGTCTTCTCAAAAAGAATTAAATGTCTAACTTAACGGGTGAATTTGCTGCTTTATCTGCTGCTTTTTTGTGGGCGCTGGCTTCAGTTATTTATAGTCGTGTTGGACAATCTATTCATCCACTCGAACTCAACTTATTTAAAGGCGCGATCGCAGTTGTTCTCCTTCTTTTCACAATTCTCATTAGTGGCGACGTACTTCCAGCACTGGCGTTTAATAATTATTTCCTCTTAATCCTTAGTGGAATGTTAGGCATTGGCTTAGGTGATTCTGCATTCCTCACGGCGCTAAAATACCTTGGCGCACGCCGTACTCTACTCATGGAAACTTTAGCACCACCCATGACCGCAGTTTTGGCATTGCTCTTTCTTCAAGAACAATTGAGTTTAGCTGCATGGTGTGGTATTATAACTACTATTCTAGGAGTGGCGTGGGTATTAAGCGAAAGAGTACCTAGCACTAGCACACATCACTCAACACATTTATTACGTGGTATCGGTTTTGGAATTTTAGCAGCGATCGCCCTCTCTACAGGTGCAATACTTTCCCGTGCTGTCTTTACAACAACAACATCTATTAGTTCCTTGTGGGCTGCACTGCTGCGCTTGAGTGGTGGCTTACTCATTTTAATACCGTGGGTGGGCATAAAACGACGTTCTCAGGTGAAACTTCCCTCACTCCAAATTACAGCCGCAATTTTCTTGGCGTCTTTTGCTGGTACTTATCTAGGAATTTGGCTACAACAAACCGCTATTAAATTTACCGCAGCCGGAATTGCTTTAACACTGACAAATACTAGCCCTTTATTTGTATTACCAATAGCCGCAGCAATGGGAGAACACATTAGCCTAAGAGCGATCGCTGGTGTTGGAGTTGCGATCGCCGGAATCGCCATTTTATTTTATTTGCAATAATTTTGAGTAAATAGCATTTAGTACTCAGCTTGAGATGTCACAAAAAGAAGCGATCGCACATATTTTAAACTAAGTAGGCAAGAAATAACTTAGAATTCCTAGCACAGTAATTCTCCTTAAAACACTTGATGAATCTGCAAATAATGGCTACTAGGATAACAATTGCGATCGCAAGCGCGTACCGTAGGTAATCGTGCATTATCTCATCATACTCAACGCACTCTCAACTGCACAGCTCCCACTTGAATTATCTTGCGAGCAACATTACAATCTTTTTGTTAATGCAACTCAGTCTCATTTTTAAAATGAAGATCTTACCAGCAGAAGAATATTGGCAAGTGCGTGAAGAAAGTATCAAAACCAATGGTAAGTGGCTCTTAAACCATGATGGATTTGATGAAATTTGGCAATGTGACAATCAATTTTCTAATGATCAAGTTTATTTGCTTGAACTTCGTCCTGGTTTAGATATGTCAATAGGAAAACATCTACAGCATACTGATTTAAATTATGTAAGTCCTCATTACGAGATACCCTATCCAATAACATCTAAATTTCATCTTTCAGGAAATTATCGAACAATTACTCCAGGAATTAAAGAAATTTGTGATGAGTATATTGAACGAATAGGAAACCATTACTTATTTTATTTACCCGATTTATATGAAATTCATCAAGTTTTAGCTGAAGAAGATTTCCTTATTGTATCTATTTATATTGAGATTGATGTATTCAAAACTTTCAGCCAAGGTTTTGAATCGTTACCAACTCCTTTACAAGCATTAATTAATAAAAAATCGCCACCCAGGTTTCATTATCCTGTAGGAGAAATCACGCCAGCAATGTTTAGGGTGTTGCAGCAAATTCTTAATCCGCCTTTTCAGGGAATGATGAAGCGGATGTATTTAGAAAGTAGAGTTTTGGAGTTGTTAGCGCTGCAACTAAATCAGTTTCTGCATCACGAACGAGCCATTAAAGCAGTTACAAACTTAAGAGCGATAGATATTGAAAAAGCTTATCATGCCAGAGATATTTTAATTCGTCGTGCCGAAAATCCACCATCGCTGATGAAGTTAGCAGAATTAGTTGGTGTGGGCGATCGCAAACTGCGTTACTGTTTTCGCGAAGTCTTTGGAACTACCGTATTCGGCTACTTACACGATTATCGCATGGAACAAGCAAAAGTGATGTTAGGTGGAACCAAGATGCAAGTTGCAGAAGTCGCGAATGCAGTTGGATATTCACACCTCGGTTATTTTGCGAAAGCTTTTAAAGCAAAATTTGGGATTTCGCCGAAAGAATTTCAATTTGGGAAAAAGCCGCTCAGGTAATGCATCAATTTTAACTTCTCTTCGCGGTATACTTCCCTACGATGACCTATTCTGATCGCAATTATCAATAAAATACTATCATAAATCTCATACAAAATTCGATAATTACCTACTTTAATCCGATAACGATTGTCACCACCTTTTAGTTTGCCAACACCACTTGGACGTGTATTATTGGCAAGTTCATCAATTTTAGTTTGTATACGTTCTTGAAATTCAAGGGGAAGTTTATTAAACTGTTTCAACGCACCCTTTGAAAATTCAACTTTGTAAATCATGTAATATTTCTTGTCATTTCTTTTTTGATTTTTTCCCAAGAAATAGTGCCGTTTTCTGCTATATCTTTTAATCCTTCTTCAAATTCTTCCTCATCTTCCTGCTTGCGGATTCTGAGTAATTCTAAAATTTCTTGTAGAGCATGAATCGTAGATGCCCTCCGACTTCAGTCGGGGCTATCCAGGCAAAGTGTACCTTCGTACACTAAAATGAGATTTTTAGTAGTAAGTCCACCTCCGTGGACTTTGTTTATTTAGGTGCGAATTTATTCGCCCAGTATTCACGCAGGAGGTCTATTGAGTTCATTCGATTGCGACTCAACGACGAAGCACCTCCTTGATTTTGGAAAAAGCCGCTTAAGTGACAAAAAAATGCAGTTTTACAGATAGACAGTAACAAAGCAAACCTCGTAATCTAAGCCTGATGGAGTTTTTGAGAATCTTTCTCCATAGGTGTGAGTGGTATGCAAAAATTTCGAGTGGCTTTTGGGCGGTTAAATTGGCAATTATGGATTGTAGCTTTGGTGTTGATTGCACCTTCTCCAGTGCGGGCGGATACACAGACACCTCAACTAAGCGAAATCAAACTTCCCGCCAATAGCACTCAACTACTGGTACAAACACCAACCATCCCTGCAAATATTGTCCTGATTTCGGGAGTAAGAGCGAATCCTACTGATACTGGTGTAGAAGTTATTTTAGAGACGACTCAAGGAGAACAACTGCAAGTCATAAATCGCAGTAGTGGTAATAACTACATTGCGGATATCCCAAATGCACAACTGCGTTTACCTAATAACGATGCTTTTGCATTTCGTTCCGAAAACTCAACTGCGGGTATTACTGAAATAACAGTTACGAATTTTGATGCAAACACAGTGCGAATCGCAGTTATAGGCGAAGCAGCGTTACCAACGGTTGAGTTATTTGACAGTAACGAGGGTTTAATTTTTGGGATTGTAACAGCTACGTCTTCTGCACAGCAACCAGTAACACCGTCTACTGAAGATGATGAACTAATCGAAATTTTGGTGACAGGAGAACAAGATGGGTACAAAGTACCAAATGCTTCTGTAGGAACTAGAACCGACACACCACTGCGTGATATTCCGCAATCGATTCAGGTTGTTCCGCAAGAAGTCCTGCAAGAGCAACGAGCCACACGCTTAGGTGATGCCTTGAGAAATGTTACTGGTGTGAATCCCACCAGAGGATCTGGTGATAGAGCTGATTCTTTTACAATTCGTGGCTTCGAGATTTTTAGTGGTAACGTCCTCAATAACGGGCTACTAGATCGCACAACGACTGAAACTAGAGATTTATACAATGTTGCAAGAGTAGAAGTTCTCAAAGGACCAGCCTCTGTGCTTTATGGTTCAGGTAACCCAGGCGGTACAGTCAATATTGTCACCAAGCAGCCCCTTGCGATTCCTTTTTATGAAATAGAAGCCACAGTTGGGAGTTATTCATTATATCGAGGTAGTCTTGACTTTTCTGGCCCATTGAACGATGCCAAAACAGTACTATATCGTCTGAATCTGGCGTATCAAAATTCTGGTAGTTACATTGATTTTGTTGGTAATAGATCATTCTTTATTGCACCTGCAATTAAGATGACACTCGGCGAAAATACAAATTTAACTTTTGAGGGAGAATATTCTAATAAAATCATTGATTCTCGGACAGTTGTTGTCCTACCGGCAGTTGGTACAGTGTTACCTGGTCCAGGTGGTCGTCGGATTCCTCGTAATCGCACAGTCTATGAACCAGAAGGTGATACTATAATTGAAACCACAAGGCTAGGATATCGATTAGAGCATCGATTTAGCGATACATGGTCATTGCGAAATGATTTTCGCGTCACCTTTGAGCATAATGCTGATAACAATCAAGCATTTTTTCTTGGTCTTGACTCTGATAATCAAACTGCCAATCGTATTACTTATGGTTCAGAGGGCGATTCTCGTATTTATAACCTGACAACAGATATATCTGGACGCTTTTCTACTGGCTTCATTGAACATCAGTTATTGTTCGGTGTAAATTTGAGCCGATTTGATAACTTTAACAATTTCGGAATCGATCTGGCGGAGCTAGCTCCACTTGATATCTACAATCCTGTTTATAGTCAGCCAATTGTTGGCCGGATTGATACCGTATACGAGGATGGTTCTCGTTTAACAGACGCACTAGGCATTTATATTCAAGATCAGATTAAATTTACTGAGAACTTCAAGCTTTTGCTAGGTGGTCGGTTTGATTTATTCACACAAACAAATCAAAATTTTTTAGACGATACGACTGATATTCAATCGGGTGATGCATTCACACCTCGTGTAGGAATTGTCTATCAACCGATTCCTGCCATTTCGCTGTACGCCAGTTATAGTCAGTCTTTTAACCCTATAGAGGGTAGGTCTGCTAATGGTAGTCTATTTCAACCAGAACGGGGTACTCAGTATGAAGTTGGTGTCAAAGCCGATTTAAATGAGCGACTAGCAACAACCCTGTCCCTTTACAGCTTGACACGTTCCAACCTGTTGACCACAGACCCTAATGATTCCCGCTTTTCTATTCAAACCGGTGAACAACGTAGTCAGGGAATTGAATTTGATATTACTGGAGAAATCTCACCAGGCTGGAATATCTTGGCAGGGTATGCTTACACGGATGCCAAAATTATTGCAGATAATAATTTTCCATCTGGTAATCGTTTGACTAATGCTCCCGAACATAGCTTTAATCTGTGGACAACTTACGAAATCCAATCAGGGGATCTCAGAGGGTTGGGATTTGGCTTAGGGCTATTTTATATTGGCGATCGCGCTGGAGATTTAGAAAATTCCTTTGACGTGCCTAGTTATTTACGTACTGATGCAACCATTTTTTACCGCCGAGATCGGCTCAGAGTCGCATTGAATGTGAAAAATTTGTTTGATACAGACTATTTTGTCTATGTTACTAATAGAGATTTCGTACTCAGAGGCGATCCATTAACCATATCAGGTACCATTTCTTGGGAATTTTAAATAATTTTACGCTAGTTTCGGGATACGGAGCAGCCAAGGAATCGAGCTTAGCCTTGCTGGTGAAATACTACTAGGATGGAATGTGTTTGCCAGTTATGCGTACAACGATGCTCGCGTCACGGAAGATAATGTGATATCAGTTGGCAACCGCATACAACGAACAACGCCTCATGCGGCTAGCTTATGGACGACTTATGAAATTCAACGTGGATTATTTTGAGGGTGCTTTTAATCGAAATCGGGTTTTTCCTGGCACGCCATTTACTGTTGAGGGAACTGTTTCCTGGACATTTTGAAATAGTTAGGTTTCATGATGAAGTTTCTCCGCCGCCTTACCTATTGGATATGTCTAGGAATTGTGGCATTTGCACTTGTTACTGGCTGCCATACCAGCAATCGAACCGCCACTCCAGCATCTTCAGCACAAAATTGCCGAGTTGTACAACATACTGCGGGTGAAACCTGCGTTCCACTCAATCCGCAACGAATTGTGGCTTTAGATATTCTGAGTCTGAGTAACATTGTTGCTTTGGGAATCAAACCAATCGCAGCAGCAACATGGTCTTCTATAGAGGGCAAAATAGACTTTCCTCCGCATTTGGCAAATAATATCAAAGGAATTTCTTTACACAGCTATGCTACTGCCCAACCTAATTTAGAGAAGATTCTGCAACTTAAGCCTGACTTAATTATTCTTCCTTCAGATCCGTCATCACAAAGCATATATCAACAATTGTCACATATTGCTCCTACCGTGTTAGTTCCCTGGGCAGAAATTTCACGCGATTGGAAACAACACCTAATAGAAACCGCAAAGATTTTTGATAAGACGGATGTCGCCACTCAACTTTTAGATAGCTATGACCAAAGAGTGGAAGAAGTAAAGCAAAGCTTAGGCGTTTTACACACCAGTTTACAGAAGCAAGCGTTTTATGCATCATTTGCTTATGTTAGCGATCGATTAACTCTTGCTGCTAAAAACTCCTTTTCCGGCACAATTTTGAATGATCTTGGTTTACTATCTCCTAAATCATCTGATGGTCTTGCCTTACCAATTTCTGAAGAAAGCTTGCCCAAAATCGATAGCGATGTTCTTTTTATTGGAGTTTATCAAGAAAGCGATCGCTCAACTCTAAAACGCCTTCAGCGCAAACCCCTCTGGTCTAAAATCAAGGCTGTTCAGCAAAACCAAGTTTATACTGTCGATTTCCAAACCTGGTATGGCTTTGATTTTCTTTCGGCTCATGCGGTACTCGATGATATTGAGAAGTACTTAGTCAATGCACCGTAAACTTTTATTCAGTAAGCGTTACTAGGATTTTGACAATAAAACTATTAGAAAATCAACTGTGCGATGTCACAGACCAGCCGCTACTCTGCGAGAACGCTTCGCCAATGCGTCTACGCATAATTTTCTTGACACATTCAATTATTTGTGTATTTAAATAGCGAACTTAAAATGTAGCTTCAAACTAAACGCCTTGACTCAACCAAGCTTCTAAATCGGTGATTCCTTGAAAGTCTAGTAATGCTTCAGCCAGATTTTCGATTTGTTCTAACGATAAAGTATCAATAT
The DNA window shown above is from Gloeocapsopsis sp. IPPAS B-1203 and carries:
- the acnB gene encoding bifunctional aconitate hydratase 2/2-methylisocitrate dehydratase, which codes for MLEEYQQHVAQRQAMGIPPLPLDAQQIATVCELLKAPPAGEEETLLHLLRDRVPPGVDPAAYVKAGFLTAIAKGEATSPLISPIYAVELLGTMMGGYNVRSLVEFLSSDDEALAIAATKALSKTLLVYDAFHDVEELAKTNSRAQEVMQSWADAEWFTARSPLAEAITVTVFKVPGETNTDDLSPATHATTRPDIPLHALAMLESRMPDALDTIAQLKQKGHPLAYVGDVVGTGSSRKSAINSVLWHIGQDIPYVPNKRAGGYVLGSAIAPIFFNTAEDAGALPIQCDVTQMETGMVVTIHPYKGEITNEAGDVISTFKLKPDTITDEVRAGGRIPLLIGRTLTDKTRMAMKLEPSSVFIRPQQPTDTGKGYTLAQKMVGKACGLPGVRPGTSCEPIMTTVGSQDTTGPMTRDELKELACLGFSADLVMQSFCHTAAYPKPVDIKTHHELPDFFSSRGGVALRPGDGIIHSWLNRMLLPDTVGTGGDSHTRFPLGISFPAGSGLVAFAAALGVMPLNMPESVLVRFKGELQPGVTLRDIVNAIPYVAMQKGLLTVAKENKKNVFSGRIMEIEGLPDLKVEQAFELTDATAERSCAGCTVKLSVETISEYLRSNIALMKNMVARGYQDARTIMRRVAKMEQWLADPVLMEADGDAEYAEIIEIDLNEITEPIVAAPNDPDNVKLLSEVANDPVQEVFIGSCMTNIGHYRATAKVLEGAGSVQTRLWICPPTRMDENQLKEEGVYGVFGAAGARTEMPGCSLCMGNQARVADKTTVFSTSTRNFNNRMGKDARVYLGSAELAAVCALLARIPTVEEYMNIVAHKIHPFADNLYRYLNFDQIAGFEDEGRVIPLEEMPKIEDILGIPAGTLS
- a CDS encoding endonuclease NucS domain-containing protein, which translates into the protein MPYLKAKKLTANLKRFDKESNKANRKLIYIGGEVRFQSEIDLENYIESIFQKIFSDLVLIRRQYTIKAQRCDLLCCNKLSKQPVIIELKNEEDRNIVSQLTRYRKVVLLNKPFAEQIDYSLPVKLVAIAPTFHEDSYCDKESSKFENDFYFWEFSIEVHNNLGQFKLREQTYNIPYPIYGLPNSIPNSELRNHLPAFTSNFLGKLPRNYHDSFIALRTLLISQPKIKEMVSSSYNKLLYGTGEGESYKKLAEITNTSKGVFLFLWLPACVRTNIKIPVARFGFILLEGNSPLSRDSLIEWVVYTKSNFVLRDEINDDTRLSFNRHGMLKYCEPNLYLPQASDFSKNTFRLLVYLLKGIKPPIDEATLEWWKSYKTQNHNTLGWYIDLAIKTWNYRVK
- a CDS encoding DMT family transporter, coding for MSNLTGEFAALSAAFLWALASVIYSRVGQSIHPLELNLFKGAIAVVLLLFTILISGDVLPALAFNNYFLLILSGMLGIGLGDSAFLTALKYLGARRTLLMETLAPPMTAVLALLFLQEQLSLAAWCGIITTILGVAWVLSERVPSTSTHHSTHLLRGIGFGILAAIALSTGAILSRAVFTTTTSISSLWAALLRLSGGLLILIPWVGIKRRSQVKLPSLQITAAIFLASFAGTYLGIWLQQTAIKFTAAGIALTLTNTSPLFVLPIAAAMGEHISLRAIAGVGVAIAGIAILFYLQ
- a CDS encoding AraC family transcriptional regulator, which gives rise to MKILPAEEYWQVREESIKTNGKWLLNHDGFDEIWQCDNQFSNDQVYLLELRPGLDMSIGKHLQHTDLNYVSPHYEIPYPITSKFHLSGNYRTITPGIKEICDEYIERIGNHYLFYLPDLYEIHQVLAEEDFLIVSIYIEIDVFKTFSQGFESLPTPLQALINKKSPPRFHYPVGEITPAMFRVLQQILNPPFQGMMKRMYLESRVLELLALQLNQFLHHERAIKAVTNLRAIDIEKAYHARDILIRRAENPPSLMKLAELVGVGDRKLRYCFREVFGTTVFGYLHDYRMEQAKVMLGGTKMQVAEVANAVGYSHLGYFAKAFKAKFGISPKEFQFGKKPLR
- a CDS encoding type II toxin-antitoxin system RelE/ParE family toxin; its protein translation is MGKNQKRNDKKYYMIYKVEFSKGALKQFNKLPLEFQERIQTKIDELANNTRPSGVGKLKGGDNRYRIKVGNYRILYEIYDSILLIIAIRIGHRREVYREEKLKLMHYLSGFFPN
- a CDS encoding TonB-dependent siderophore receptor produces the protein MQKFRVAFGRLNWQLWIVALVLIAPSPVRADTQTPQLSEIKLPANSTQLLVQTPTIPANIVLISGVRANPTDTGVEVILETTQGEQLQVINRSSGNNYIADIPNAQLRLPNNDAFAFRSENSTAGITEITVTNFDANTVRIAVIGEAALPTVELFDSNEGLIFGIVTATSSAQQPVTPSTEDDELIEILVTGEQDGYKVPNASVGTRTDTPLRDIPQSIQVVPQEVLQEQRATRLGDALRNVTGVNPTRGSGDRADSFTIRGFEIFSGNVLNNGLLDRTTTETRDLYNVARVEVLKGPASVLYGSGNPGGTVNIVTKQPLAIPFYEIEATVGSYSLYRGSLDFSGPLNDAKTVLYRLNLAYQNSGSYIDFVGNRSFFIAPAIKMTLGENTNLTFEGEYSNKIIDSRTVVVLPAVGTVLPGPGGRRIPRNRTVYEPEGDTIIETTRLGYRLEHRFSDTWSLRNDFRVTFEHNADNNQAFFLGLDSDNQTANRITYGSEGDSRIYNLTTDISGRFSTGFIEHQLLFGVNLSRFDNFNNFGIDLAELAPLDIYNPVYSQPIVGRIDTVYEDGSRLTDALGIYIQDQIKFTENFKLLLGGRFDLFTQTNQNFLDDTTDIQSGDAFTPRVGIVYQPIPAISLYASYSQSFNPIEGRSANGSLFQPERGTQYEVGVKADLNERLATTLSLYSLTRSNLLTTDPNDSRFSIQTGEQRSQGIEFDITGEISPGWNILAGYAYTDAKIIADNNFPSGNRLTNAPEHSFNLWTTYEIQSGDLRGLGFGLGLFYIGDRAGDLENSFDVPSYLRTDATIFYRRDRLRVALNVKNLFDTDYFVYVTNRDFVLRGDPLTISGTISWEF
- a CDS encoding iron-siderophore ABC transporter substrate-binding protein — encoded protein: MMKFLRRLTYWICLGIVAFALVTGCHTSNRTATPASSAQNCRVVQHTAGETCVPLNPQRIVALDILSLSNIVALGIKPIAAATWSSIEGKIDFPPHLANNIKGISLHSYATAQPNLEKILQLKPDLIILPSDPSSQSIYQQLSHIAPTVLVPWAEISRDWKQHLIETAKIFDKTDVATQLLDSYDQRVEEVKQSLGVLHTSLQKQAFYASFAYVSDRLTLAAKNSFSGTILNDLGLLSPKSSDGLALPISEESLPKIDSDVLFIGVYQESDRSTLKRLQRKPLWSKIKAVQQNQVYTVDFQTWYGFDFLSAHAVLDDIEKYLVNAP